A region of Helicoverpa zea isolate HzStark_Cry1AcR chromosome 16, ilHelZeax1.1, whole genome shotgun sequence DNA encodes the following proteins:
- the LOC124637588 gene encoding uncharacterized protein LOC124637588, translating into MANNVQFGILSTFDHNSQTWRTYKSRIGQYFVANDINKTTDASGKKRKAILLSALTEGTYKLTTDLVRPKDIENVPYEDLLSALDEHFTPKCVGFGERHNFYIAVQQAGETYSQWAARLRGLTEKCKFHNVEEALRDKFIMGMLPGREKEKIYTKDLADLTLAKVVELAENLSRGRAAAAASAGAGAGSGAAGAAPDAAAASISTATEQLYKIAQKSVSVGKVKCGVCGFSNHKSADCRFANYVCKKCHVKGHLRKMCGKVNYVVVGNGDKGESDGDDDVYAN; encoded by the coding sequence ATGGCGAATAATGTGCAATTCGGCATATTAAGTACGTTCGACCACAATTCTCAAACATGGCGGACATACAAAAGCCGTATAGGACAATATTTTGTCGCCAACGACATTAACAAGACAACTGATGCGTCGGGCAAGAAAAGAAAAGCCATCCTTCTTAGCGCACTCACTGAGGGCACATATAAATTGACTACGGATTTGGTGCGGCCCAAGGACATAGAAAACGTGCCGTACGAAGACCTCCTGTCTGCGCTGGACGAGCATTTCACCCCAAAATGCGTTGGGTTTGGGGAAAGGCACAATTTTTATATAGCAGTCCAACAAGCAGGAGAAACGTATTCTCAATGGGCCGCGAGATTGCGCGGGCTCACGGAGAAGTGCAAGTTTCATAATGTAGAAGAGGCACTTCGCGACAAATTTATAATGGGTATGCTGCCCGGTcgcgaaaaagaaaaaatatataccaagGACCTGGCGGACCTTACACTGGCTAAGGTCGTGGAGTTGGCGGAGAATTTGAGCCgaggccgcgccgccgccgccgcaagTGCGGGCGCTGGCGCGGGCTCGGGCGCCGCTGGCGCGGCCCCTGACGCTGCCGCGGCGTCTATATCCACGGCGACGGAGCAGCTTTACAAAATTGCTCAGAAAAGTGTTAGTGTAGGGAAAGTAAAGTGTGGTGTGTGCGGTTTCTCTAACCACAAATCTGCAGATTGCAGATTCGCTAATTATGTGTGCAAGAAATGTCACGTAAAAGGGCATTTACGTAAAATGTGCGGGAAAGTGAACTACGTGGTGGTAGGAAACGGTGACAAGGGTGAAAGTGACGGAGATGATGACG